The Stomoxys calcitrans chromosome 3, idStoCalc2.1, whole genome shotgun sequence genome includes a region encoding these proteins:
- the LOC131995738 gene encoding uncharacterized protein LOC131995738, producing MKFLSILLFVVLSLSALMSVTQAIYCPCDLKNKKPVCGSNGITYVNRCEFECTQREYKKLGRILNSVKDAPCDA from the coding sequence ATGAAGTTCCTCAGCATTCTGCTGTTTGTCGTTCTAAGTCTGAGTGCTTTGATGAGTGTGACCCAGGCAATTTATTGTCCTTGTGATTTGAAAAATAAGAAACCCGTTTGTGGATCGAATGGCATTACCTATGTCAACCGTTGTGAATTCGAGTGCACTCAACGTGAATACAAGAAATTGGGACGCATTCTAAACAGCGTCAAAGATGCTCCTTGTGATGCCTAA
- the LOC131995739 gene encoding ovomucoid: MKFVYLICALVLMVFTFSPQPTSATLCPCPRNYDPVCGSNSVTYSNRCEFDCTRRDMERSGRSLGMARAGPC, from the coding sequence ATGAAATTCGTATACCTCATCTGTGCGCTGGTTTTGATGGTCTTCACCTTCAGCCCGCAGCCAACGAGTGCAACTTTGTGCCCTTGCCCTCGTAATTACGATCCCGTCTGTGGCTCCAATTCGGTGACCTATTCCAATCGTTGTGAATTTGATTGCACCAGACGAGATATGGAACGCAGTGGTCGCAGTTTGGGCATGGCTCGTGCTGGTCCATGTTAA